A segment of the Amycolatopsis thermophila genome:
GCCTCGCCGCGGGCATCGCCACGGAGAACGCCGACACCGCGGCGGCCTTCTTCGACGGCTACACCGGCACCGGCGTCTTCTGGAACGCCCCGACCCGCCTGCTGGACGGCTTCAAGCTGCTCGCAGTGCCCGAGACGGGCATCAACCTGGACCGCGTGCCCGGGCCTCGCGGGCCGGTGACCTACACCGACCTGTACGTGCGCCAGTACGCGGTGCTGCCCGCGGACCGCTGACCCGAGGACGGACAAGGCCGGTCGGCCCACCTCCGAGTGGTGCCGGCGCCGGCTCGGCCCGGTTGGCCACCCACGCCGCGGGACAGCGGGCTGCGCGCGCGGGGCGGCGCGCGAGAGGGTGCGGGCGCGGGGACTGAGCGGCGAGCGGGAAGCGGGACGTGCGGATACGGGTGCCGCGGTCGCGCGATGAGTGCAGCGCGGGGCGTAGGGATGCGGCCGGATGCGGGTGCCGTTCGCGCGGTGAGTGCAGCGCGGGGCGTAGGGATGTGGCCGGGGTGGTCGGCGGATGCGGGTGCCGTGGTCGCGCGGTGAGCGCAGCACGGTAGGCAGGGATGCAGCCGATGTAGCCGTGCGGGTTCGGCGTGGTCAGGCTCGGCGCAGGACGTACGGGTGCAGCCGGGTGTAGCCGCGCACCGTGACCGGGCGTCGGGACCGCACCGCGAATCCCGGCAGGTCGGCCACCTCGTTCGCCAGCTCGCGGTCGATCAGCACGGTCCCGGGGCGCGCGACCGACGTGAGCCGGGCGGCGACGTTCACCACCGACCCGTACACGTCCCCGAACCGGCTCAGGATCCGGCCCGCCGCCAGGCCCGCTCGCACCTCCGGCAGCTCCGCGTCGGCCGCGGTGCGTTCGGTCAGCGTCAGCGCGATCTCGGCCGCGTCGGCCGGGGTGTCGGCGACGAACAGCACCTCGTCGCCGATCATCTTCACCACCCGGCCGTGGTGCTCGGCGATCACCTCGGTCGCGACTAGCTCGAACGCTTCCAGCACGGTGGCGAGCGAACCCTCGTCGAGACGCCGGGTCAGCCGGGTGTAGCCGACCATGTCGACGAACCCGACGACCTCCGTCCGCGCCTCGAGGTCCTCCTCCGGCGACGCCAGCGCCCGCCCGGCGAACGCCGCCAGGTGCCGCCGCCACACGAAATCCTGCACGCGCTGCAGCTCCGGCAGCAGGCGTTCGACCAGCGTCGCGATCTGCGAGTCGTCCCGGCCGAGGTGCTCGTTCTCGGTGATCAGGGTCCACAGCATCCGCACCTGCCACTCCGCCAGCCGCGACAGGTGCAGGCCCAGCGTGCGCGCGACCGGCGCCTCCAGGCCCTGCTCCAGCAGCCCGGACGAGATCAGCTGGTCCGTGGTGCGCACGGCTTCGATGTCGGCGTCGGTGAAGACCACTTCGTCGTCGCCGACCGTGGCGAACCCCAGCGCACGCCAGAGGCGGGCGGCTCGTTCGATGGGGACACCCGCCTTCTCGGCCACCTCGAGCCGCGTGTAGCGGCGCTTCCCGCCGAGCAGGACCTCCTCGAGGTGTTCGGAGTCCACAGCGGCCTACGTGGTGTGCACGATCAGGACGTCGACCCCGGACTTGCGTGCGGCCTCGGACGGCACCGAGCCGAGCAGCCGCCCGGTGAGGGTGTTGAGGCCGCGGTTGCCGACGACCAGCAGGTCGGCCGACCGTTCGGAGACGACCTTGCGCAGGGCCTCGACAGGTTCCCCGACCACCGCGACCGTCTCGGTCGACCCCGCGCCGGCCTTGAGGGCCCGGTCGCGCGCCGAGCGGAGGGTGTCCTCGGCCGGTGCCGAACCGACCACCTGGTAGGCCTCCTCGCCCAACACGTCCTGGGCCTTCTCCACGTCCTGCCTGCTCGCCGGGTAGTAGGCGCACACGATGACGAGCGTGGCGCCGGAGTCCGCGGCCACGGCCGCCGCCCGGTCAACCGCTCGGAACGATGAATCAGACCCGTCCGTACCGACAACGACGGTCCGGTATGCAGCCATCCGAATACCTCCGGCAAGGGGGCGCACCTGTGCGCTTTCGCAAGTGGCGCCCAAGGTTACTCGCCAGTCGGTTTCTGCGCAGCCCCGCCACCGGGGATCGTTTCACGGTGCGGGCGAAGCGCCGACGGGAGCGCCCCAGCCTGCGACGATCATGCGGGAACGCGCGGGCCGACGGCCCCTGCCCAGGTGCGGAGGGCTGGGGGTGACCGGGGAATCGAGCGCCGGCGCCTTCGCCCGGGGAGCCGTGGGGTTCCGGGCGAGTGGGTTGATCCGCGACCGGGGCGGCTTCGGGGCGAGGCGGCCTCACGGAGCCTGGGGCGGGGTGACTACCCAGGACGAACCCACCGTGCCGGCCCACCACCTGCGCACAACAAGCCCACCAGTCGGCTCTGACCCGGCCCACGATCAGGGCACCCGCGCTGGCCGGCGGACCCAGTCCTGGCTCACCGCGGGCAGCAGCCACCAGCGCACCATGCCGGCTCGCCACTGCGCGCACAACGAGTTCACCAGCCGGAATTGACCCGGTCCACGGTCACCGCATCCGCACTGGCCGACGGACCAGTCCTCCCCGGCTCGCCGCCGGCACCGGCCACCAGTGCACCATCCTCGCCCACTGGCCCAACTCGCCTGAGTCAGAACCAGCCGACTGCCCGAGTCCGCAACCAGCACCTACCGCGGCCCTGGCGGGGCGCCGCTCTGGCCGGGCCGCCTCTCCCGCCCGGCTCATCACGTGCCGAGCCGGTGGGGTGACTGCCGCAACGAGGCGTGCCGGGCGTGGGCGCAGCGGCGGGCGGCCCAGCTTGGCGCAACGGGATTCCACAACGGGGACCCGCGCACGAAAGCCCCGGAGCCGGCTCAGCCGTCAGTCGGCGGGGACCCGGCTCAGTCGTCGGGGAGCCGGCTCAGTCGTCGGGGAGCCGGCTCAGTCGTCGGGGAGCCGGCGCCGCGGAGTCACTGCCGTCCGGAGGGCTTCCCCGCTGAGGCGGCTTCCCGTTCCTCCGGCAGGGGCTCGATGACCGGCTCGGCCTCGCCCAGGGTGGTGTTCGCTTCGATCAGCATCTCGCGCGCGGCCTTGACCTGCTCGGCGATCCCGGCGCGCAACTTGCGCAGCGACTCCACCCGGTCGGCCGCCGCGTTGATGCGGCGCGTCGACTCCTCCGTGGCCTCCCGCACGCGCCGGGCCGCCTCGTCGGACGCCTCCGCCAGGCGCGCGTTCGCCTCGGTGATCGACTCCGTCTTGCGCCGGTTGGCGTCCTCGATCGACTCGCGCCGGCGGCGCTCGATCTCGGCCTTCGCGGCGGCCTCCTCCTCGGCGACCTGCTTGCGGATCGCCGCGGCCTCGTCCGTCGCCTCGCGGACGCGGCGCTCGGCTTCGGCCTTGCTGGTCGCCTCCTGCTCGGCGAGCACGCGCATGGCCTCGGTGCGCCGCGCGGCCATCGCGATCTCGAAGTCCTCTTCGACCTGGGTGCGGCGCTGCTCGGCCTCGCGGTCGAGCCGGTCGCGCTCCTCCTTGGCCTTCGTCGTGATCGACTCGGCCTCGGCGCGCGCGGTCTCCAGCACCTTGCGGTGCTCGGCCTCCATCTCCTTGCGCCGCGCGTCCAGCTCGGACAACAGCTGCTCGTAGCGGGCGCGCATCGCGCTGGCGTCGGACTCGGCCTTGGCCCGGATGTGCCCGGCCTCGGCCTCCGCGCGCGCCCGCGTGTCGGCGGCCTCCTCCTGCGCCAGCCGCAGCATCCGCTGCAGCCGCTCGGACAGGCCCTCGACCGTCGTCGGCGGCTGGCCCAGCCGCTCGACCTGCCCGCGCAGGCTCTCGATCTCCCCGCGAGCCTGCTCGAGCTGCCGGGCGAGGTCGCCGGCCTGCGAGATGGCGGCATCCCGGTCGGCGGCGAGCATTTTCAGGTCGCTGTCCAGCCGTTCGAGGTGCTCGTCGACCTGGTGGCGGTCGTAGCCGCGCTTGGCCAGGTCGAAACCCGCGCCGAGCGGTACCAGCTCTCGTTCGTCGCCAAGGCTCATGACGCCAGACTACTTAGGCGCCGCGGAACAAATTGATCCGCATCAGATGCGTCTTCGACAACACCCCAGATCAGCACGACGTCGCCCGGTGGTGACCAGCTGCCGGCAGACGGTGGAGTCGACCAGGCGGGGCTGAGTTTGACCGGCCGGCCAATCAAGGCGCACCATGGAGGCGCGGAGACCGCAGCGGCGTGGTCTCCCGGATCGGGTTCGGAGGTGATCACGAATGGCTGATCGTTCGAAGCGGGCGTGGACCCGTCCGCACGACTGGGCCGAGGTCGTGCTCGGGGTGGTGGCGCTGCTGACGCCACTGTGGGCCGCCACCGACACCACCACCATGTGGACGATGATCGTCCTGGGTGCCCTCATCGCTCTCGACGGGCTGCTGTCGCTGTCGATGCCGGGCCTCGTCTACGGCGAGGGCGTGCAGGTCGTCCTGGGCGCTCTGCTGTTCATCGCCCCGTGGGTGATGACCTACACCGGGCTGACCGTGGCGTCCTGGTCCTCGTGGATCATCGGCGCCCTGACCGTGATCGCCGGGCTGGCGGCCCTGCCCGTGGCGAACTCGGTGCACCGTCGAGGGATGACGACCGCGCACTGAGGCGCGGTCGCCTCGCCGGCCCACGGCGCACCGGTTTCGGTTAGCGTGGTGGGCCGGCGGGCTGGTACGAGAGGCGGGCGGAGTGGCGCGAACCGATCACGGGGACGATCTCCCGGCCAAGGAGCGGATCCTCCGGGCGGCCGAGGAACTGTTCGCCGAGAGCGGGTTCGACGCCACTCCGACCTCCCGGATCGCCGAGCGGGCCGACGTCCCGAAGGGGCTCGTGCACTACTACTTCCGCCGCAAGTCCGACCTGCTGAGCGCGCTGATCAAGCGGCTGCCGGAGGAGCAGATCGATCCCGCGCAGGTCGTCGTGCCGGGCGACATCGCGGAGAGCCTGCGGCGGCTGGTGTCCGCGCTGGACACGCGCCTGGCGGGCTCGCGGATGCTGTCGCACCTGCTGTGGCGGGAGGCGGACACGCACCGCGCGGTGCGGGACGCGTTGCACGAGCGCTTCCAGCAGCTGGTCCGGCAGGTGCGATCGGTGATCATCGCCGCGGGTGAGGGCGGGCTCGCGGTCGCCGACGTGGACAGCGCGGCCGGGCT
Coding sequences within it:
- a CDS encoding adenylate/guanylate cyclase domain-containing protein, yielding MDSEHLEEVLLGGKRRYTRLEVAEKAGVPIERAARLWRALGFATVGDDEVVFTDADIEAVRTTDQLISSGLLEQGLEAPVARTLGLHLSRLAEWQVRMLWTLITENEHLGRDDSQIATLVERLLPELQRVQDFVWRRHLAAFAGRALASPEEDLEARTEVVGFVDMVGYTRLTRRLDEGSLATVLEAFELVATEVIAEHHGRVVKMIGDEVLFVADTPADAAEIALTLTERTAADAELPEVRAGLAAGRILSRFGDVYGSVVNVAARLTSVARPGTVLIDRELANEVADLPGFAVRSRRPVTVRGYTRLHPYVLRRA
- a CDS encoding universal stress protein, which codes for MAAYRTVVVGTDGSDSSFRAVDRAAAVAADSGATLVIVCAYYPASRQDVEKAQDVLGEEAYQVVGSAPAEDTLRSARDRALKAGAGSTETVAVVGEPVEALRKVVSERSADLLVVGNRGLNTLTGRLLGSVPSEAARKSGVDVLIVHTT
- a CDS encoding chromosome segregation protein; translation: MSLGDERELVPLGAGFDLAKRGYDRHQVDEHLERLDSDLKMLAADRDAAISQAGDLARQLEQARGEIESLRGQVERLGQPPTTVEGLSERLQRMLRLAQEEAADTRARAEAEAGHIRAKAESDASAMRARYEQLLSELDARRKEMEAEHRKVLETARAEAESITTKAKEERDRLDREAEQRRTQVEEDFEIAMAARRTEAMRVLAEQEATSKAEAERRVREATDEAAAIRKQVAEEEAAAKAEIERRRRESIEDANRRKTESITEANARLAEASDEAARRVREATEESTRRINAAADRVESLRKLRAGIAEQVKAAREMLIEANTTLGEAEPVIEPLPEEREAASAGKPSGRQ
- a CDS encoding SPW repeat protein encodes the protein MADRSKRAWTRPHDWAEVVLGVVALLTPLWAATDTTTMWTMIVLGALIALDGLLSLSMPGLVYGEGVQVVLGALLFIAPWVMTYTGLTVASWSSWIIGALTVIAGLAALPVANSVHRRGMTTAH
- a CDS encoding TetR/AcrR family transcriptional regulator — its product is MARTDHGDDLPAKERILRAAEELFAESGFDATPTSRIAERADVPKGLVHYYFRRKSDLLSALIKRLPEEQIDPAQVVVPGDIAESLRRLVSALDTRLAGSRMLSHLLWREADTHRAVRDALHERFQQLVRQVRSVIIAAGEGGLAVADVDSAAGLLALAVSYRHSVARHAGDSPPDLMERELNFIADALMARPAP